The following are from one region of the Actinopolyspora halophila DSM 43834 genome:
- a CDS encoding ArsR/SmtB family transcription factor: MARSADPDPAAAATLLPADDEQLGVVAKFFRALGEPTRLRLLEFLLDDEHSVGDCVEHVGLSQGRVSTHLACLADCGYVTARRQGRRTYYRATDPRVAELVTLAHTLTTDNHTALATCEKIDHSESDN; the protein is encoded by the coding sequence ATGGCCCGCTCCGCCGACCCCGACCCCGCCGCTGCCGCCACGCTGCTGCCCGCTGACGACGAGCAGCTCGGCGTGGTGGCCAAGTTCTTCCGCGCCCTGGGCGAACCAACCCGGCTGCGGCTGCTGGAGTTCCTGCTCGACGACGAGCACTCGGTCGGCGACTGCGTGGAACACGTGGGACTGTCCCAGGGCCGGGTCTCGACCCACCTGGCCTGCCTGGCCGACTGCGGCTACGTCACCGCCCGCCGCCAGGGCCGCCGAACCTACTACCGCGCCACCGACCCCCGCGTGGCCGAACTGGTCACCCTGGCCCACACACTGACCACCGACAACCACACCGCCCTGGCCACCTGCGAAAAGATCGACCACTCCGAAAGCGACAACTAG
- a CDS encoding permease, whose protein sequence is MATWNETLWLFSVLFVELIALFLVVTFVMELIQRRWLHPSRIQRWLGGQHITIGIVKGVVLGAVTPFCSAIGVPFLLSLLRVGVPFHTALAFLISSPLVDAFILGLIGVLFGWEIVLGYTIIVITVCALAAWLLSSLGMERYVKPGLSQSRAALPNTLPATSTGPPSPPSERDRAEPPPPCSPPAACSAEEAEHGQQRDWYGWPHETRAAWNTTLSSLRDVFWRMLIGIGLGAIIYGLVPQQAMTGVMQHLPTALAVPLAAVAGIPLYMREEAALPIGYALIQSGVGVGLVFAMVIGAAGASLPELSMLSSVFRRPLLLAFVGSVFAVAMAGGWLIPLFVPL, encoded by the coding sequence ATGGCAACCTGGAACGAGACCCTGTGGTTGTTCAGCGTCCTGTTCGTCGAACTGATCGCGCTTTTCCTCGTGGTCACCTTCGTCATGGAGCTGATCCAGCGTCGTTGGTTGCACCCCAGCCGCATTCAACGCTGGCTCGGTGGCCAACACATCACGATCGGCATTGTCAAAGGCGTCGTTCTGGGGGCGGTCACACCGTTCTGCTCGGCCATCGGAGTGCCCTTTCTGCTTAGCTTGCTGCGTGTCGGCGTCCCCTTCCACACAGCCCTGGCCTTTCTGATTTCCTCCCCACTGGTCGATGCCTTCATTCTTGGCCTGATCGGTGTGCTGTTCGGATGGGAAATCGTACTCGGTTACACGATCATCGTGATAACGGTCTGTGCGCTCGCGGCATGGTTGTTGTCGTCACTGGGGATGGAACGGTATGTCAAACCCGGCCTGTCCCAAAGCCGCGCCGCCCTGCCTAACACACTCCCGGCCACTTCCACGGGGCCACCATCACCGCCCAGTGAACGGGACCGAGCCGAGCCACCACCTCCGTGCTCGCCCCCTGCCGCGTGTTCCGCGGAGGAAGCCGAACACGGCCAACAGCGCGACTGGTACGGATGGCCGCACGAGACCCGAGCTGCCTGGAACACGACACTGTCCAGTCTGCGTGACGTGTTCTGGCGCATGCTGATCGGCATCGGCCTCGGGGCGATCATCTACGGTCTTGTGCCCCAACAGGCGATGACCGGGGTGATGCAGCACCTGCCCACCGCGTTGGCCGTACCGCTGGCCGCGGTGGCGGGAATACCGCTGTACATGCGCGAAGAAGCCGCCTTGCCCATCGGCTACGCGCTGATCCAGTCAGGGGTCGGCGTCGGATTGGTGTTCGCCATGGTGATCGGCGCAGCAGGAGCCTCGCTGCCCGAACTGTCCATGCTCTCCAGCGTATTTCGCCGCCCACTGCTGCTCGCATTCGTGGGGTCGGTCTTTGCCGTCGCGATGGCAGGCGGCTGGCTGATCCCCCTGTTCGTGCCCTTGTGA
- a CDS encoding SaoD/DsrE family protein, which produces MKVAYVFSTSGHTASYKLGKMILPQLEDRRHGVDVVGMMFFDDNNFVLKHADPIGERLATVARDQNILLMMCDQCALERGLAEGQPGSCTPLGTVDGVKVGCFPDLYSALADNAPDQVITL; this is translated from the coding sequence ATGAAGGTTGCGTACGTGTTCAGCACATCGGGACACACAGCAAGCTACAAACTGGGCAAAATGATTCTGCCCCAGCTGGAAGACCGACGGCACGGCGTGGACGTCGTCGGCATGATGTTTTTCGATGACAACAACTTCGTACTCAAACACGCCGACCCGATCGGCGAACGGCTCGCCACGGTGGCCCGGGACCAGAACATACTGCTGATGATGTGCGATCAGTGCGCTTTGGAACGCGGCCTGGCAGAAGGCCAACCCGGCTCGTGCACACCGCTCGGAACGGTCGACGGTGTCAAGGTCGGTTGCTTCCCCGACCTGTACAGCGCTCTCGCCGACAATGCTCCCGACCAGGTCATCACGCTCTGA
- the merB gene encoding organomercurial lyase MerB, with translation MNSELTALTQRVRASLRPSLTHPELAWLWPPLLRLLSRGEPVTVTQLAAATARTDAEVRQTMAALPDTEYDETGRIIGCGLTLRATGHRFTVDERELHTWCALDTLIFPSMLDRTARVESRCPATATPVRLTATPDEITHLEPATAVLSLVTPEHCTSVRTAFCEHVHFFASPEAASSRPTDHPASTVLPIPEAHTLARQLAQHPPGDEVPEHWC, from the coding sequence ATGAACAGCGAACTCACGGCACTGACGCAGCGCGTTCGCGCCTCACTGCGCCCGTCGCTGACCCACCCGGAGCTGGCCTGGCTCTGGCCCCCACTGCTGCGGCTGCTGTCACGCGGCGAACCGGTCACCGTCACGCAGCTGGCCGCGGCCACAGCTCGCACCGACGCCGAGGTTCGTCAGACGATGGCCGCACTGCCCGACACCGAGTACGACGAGACCGGCCGGATCATCGGCTGCGGTCTCACCCTGCGTGCCACGGGGCACCGGTTCACCGTCGACGAGCGCGAGTTGCACACCTGGTGCGCCCTGGACACCCTGATCTTTCCCAGCATGCTCGACCGCACCGCCCGGGTCGAATCCCGCTGCCCCGCCACCGCCACACCAGTACGACTGACCGCGACCCCCGACGAAATCACCCACCTGGAGCCGGCCACGGCCGTGCTGTCACTGGTCACCCCCGAACACTGCACCTCGGTGCGGACAGCCTTCTGCGAGCACGTGCACTTCTTCGCCAGCCCCGAGGCCGCCTCGAGCAGGCCGACCGACCACCCCGCGAGCACGGTGCTGCCCATACCCGAGGCCCACACGCTCGCCCGCCAACTCGCACAGCATCCCCCGGGCGACGAAGTTCCCGAACACTGGTGCTGA
- a CDS encoding RNaseH domain-containing protein codes for MASSNSLYPLVLHVDDLDGHPLTRYRACTFPHSWAETLRRTVFRPDDDISDHPRGIPLWAVNNAIHALLPQLLTHDASGARDAVWLAWSEPAGTHDPDKALLVEFVRGGLIAAAHHRNTKARSQGRKPVVDLETLAAVVASFESTDLVYTDIALHTRPGRSPHEADFTLLPHFLGAYLLSTGWHVEHYRTDAKDTVIPEGTSRWRRTAHREGCEMISFPLNVETDGNNRWHPWSYFLQLSTQTHTWDHHPRIHIHLGTRRWTRRKVFDPSRSIGVHLFPQSPWNSDTEPVIGVTSMRWQPGPGGRNGRLVWNDDLAAVLDRLTPSTTLPDPAALARYPLSYLGDRNAAGECDHPTAGIPFRYGLGENNTHSVGTGVSAQDRHRIFTQLHRALSEFTRPAAPYTQIAIPTQPRLSAKQTSQVDSQQLAAAIDTDSMEVTLWHDDGPMRSEILHALGTTLDISIPPETMHPQTPNHSTDLTFPGEHLTITLRLRPVGRIAAALTINQDLKYRADRIAAAARERRPELERAMAASAHPDTARYALIIMGSATTFPSEEHDPKPLVKAVAARQGILTQNITPAKPLGRKDGQETPTQRTERAHKAVADLFLRQNGLARPPTRLGTTHSPLNNITHVGLWIVRRNGDSRAVLPLAVGWLPTEPFVRIRLPQHNEWLPSRQALLALAGWDTSRIFTDEQVQRFFADVVTEISDGSDTALFTLAQNLRPNCPGINNQHLTPDVLAFAPNAPLEPSSHKGVRHLRLRTNQRSETPQVYAYPAHEIIEKPGHAQGLWSDPDEPRRFYSTPQKPRSAGKDSPRGSRVEHRWGRLSKSTNSWDWRRDTREKFWNPRVLEILVASHESDDIPEAWAALAHQLRTTALHFTDPLALPLVLHLAHHVGEYLLPHHTEPIENTDH; via the coding sequence GTGGCGAGCTCTAACAGTCTGTATCCTTTGGTGCTGCACGTCGACGACCTGGACGGACACCCCCTGACCCGCTACCGGGCCTGCACTTTTCCTCACTCATGGGCCGAGACGCTACGCCGCACCGTGTTCCGCCCCGACGACGATATTTCCGACCATCCCCGCGGCATCCCTCTGTGGGCGGTCAACAACGCCATCCACGCCCTACTGCCGCAGCTGCTGACTCACGACGCCAGCGGAGCCCGCGATGCCGTATGGCTGGCCTGGTCCGAACCGGCCGGCACACACGATCCCGACAAAGCGTTGCTCGTCGAGTTCGTCCGTGGCGGTCTGATCGCCGCCGCTCACCACCGCAACACCAAAGCCCGCAGCCAGGGCCGAAAACCGGTAGTCGATCTGGAGACCTTGGCAGCGGTCGTCGCCTCGTTTGAGTCCACCGACCTTGTCTACACCGACATCGCACTCCACACACGCCCCGGCAGATCCCCGCATGAAGCGGATTTCACTCTGCTGCCACATTTCCTAGGCGCGTATCTACTCTCCACCGGCTGGCACGTCGAGCACTACCGTACCGATGCCAAAGACACGGTTATCCCGGAAGGAACCTCCCGGTGGCGGCGCACCGCCCACCGCGAAGGCTGTGAGATGATCTCTTTCCCGCTCAACGTAGAGACCGACGGCAACAACAGGTGGCACCCGTGGTCCTACTTCCTGCAGTTGAGCACACAGACCCACACTTGGGATCATCACCCCCGCATCCACATTCATCTCGGAACACGTCGCTGGACACGCCGCAAAGTCTTCGACCCGTCCCGCTCCATCGGCGTGCACCTCTTTCCTCAGTCGCCCTGGAACAGCGACACGGAACCCGTGATCGGGGTGACCAGCATGCGCTGGCAACCAGGACCGGGCGGCCGGAACGGGCGTCTCGTGTGGAACGACGACCTCGCCGCCGTACTCGACCGCCTCACCCCCAGCACCACTCTGCCCGACCCCGCTGCCCTCGCCCGCTACCCGCTGTCCTACCTCGGTGACCGCAACGCGGCCGGCGAATGCGACCACCCCACCGCCGGCATCCCGTTTCGCTACGGACTCGGCGAGAACAACACACACTCGGTCGGCACCGGGGTGTCCGCACAGGATCGTCATCGCATCTTCACGCAACTCCACCGAGCGTTGTCCGAATTCACCCGCCCTGCCGCGCCATACACTCAGATAGCTATCCCCACTCAACCCCGCCTTTCCGCAAAACAGACCAGTCAGGTGGATTCGCAGCAGCTCGCGGCCGCGATCGACACCGACTCCATGGAGGTCACCCTCTGGCACGACGACGGGCCCATGCGCAGCGAAATACTCCACGCTCTCGGAACGACACTCGATATTTCCATCCCACCCGAGACGATGCACCCCCAGACCCCGAACCACAGTACCGATCTCACGTTCCCCGGCGAACACCTCACCATCACCCTGCGCCTCCGCCCCGTAGGACGCATCGCGGCCGCGCTGACCATCAATCAGGACCTCAAATACCGCGCAGACCGCATCGCGGCCGCCGCCCGCGAACGACGTCCCGAACTAGAACGGGCAATGGCCGCCTCAGCCCACCCCGACACCGCCCGCTATGCCCTCATCATCATGGGCAGCGCAACAACCTTCCCCAGTGAGGAACACGACCCCAAACCCCTAGTCAAAGCTGTGGCCGCACGGCAGGGCATCCTGACCCAAAACATCACCCCGGCCAAACCACTCGGAAGAAAAGACGGGCAGGAAACCCCAACACAACGCACCGAACGCGCCCACAAAGCCGTCGCCGATCTGTTCCTCCGCCAAAACGGCCTAGCACGCCCTCCCACACGCCTTGGCACCACCCACTCGCCGCTGAACAACATCACCCATGTCGGACTGTGGATCGTACGCCGCAACGGCGACAGCCGCGCCGTTCTCCCCCTCGCTGTAGGATGGCTCCCCACCGAACCTTTCGTACGTATTCGACTGCCACAGCACAACGAGTGGCTCCCCTCCCGACAAGCCCTCCTCGCTCTCGCCGGATGGGACACCAGCCGCATCTTCACCGATGAGCAGGTCCAACGATTCTTCGCCGACGTCGTCACCGAGATCAGCGATGGCAGCGACACAGCCCTGTTCACCCTGGCCCAAAATCTCCGCCCCAACTGCCCCGGTATCAACAACCAACATCTCACCCCCGATGTCCTCGCCTTCGCTCCGAACGCTCCCCTTGAACCGAGCTCACACAAAGGAGTACGCCACCTCCGGCTCCGCACCAACCAGCGCAGCGAAACCCCCCAGGTCTACGCCTATCCAGCCCACGAGATCATCGAAAAACCCGGACATGCCCAGGGACTTTGGTCCGACCCGGACGAACCGCGACGGTTCTACAGCACCCCCCAAAAACCACGCAGCGCTGGCAAAGACTCCCCCCGCGGATCGCGCGTGGAACACCGCTGGGGCCGCCTCAGCAAAAGCACCAACAGCTGGGACTGGCGCCGTGATACTCGAGAAAAGTTCTGGAATCCACGAGTTCTGGAAATCCTCGTCGCCAGCCATGAATCCGACGACATACCCGAAGCATGGGCAGCACTAGCACACCAGCTGCGCACCACCGCTCTGCACTTCACCGACCCTCTCGCGCTACCGCTCGTATTGCACCTGGCCCACCATGTCGGCGAATACCTCCTCCCTCATCACACCGAACCCATCGAAAACACCGACCACTAA
- a CDS encoding CUAEP/CCAEP-tail radical SAM (seleno)protein translates to MQVVLLSTYEIGRQPFGLASPAAWLRRSGHSVHCVDLSTQKLEGNTVREADLIACYAPMHTATRLANTVIQNLVSLNPEAHLCFYGLYAPMNEDYLRSLGVHTILGGEFEQGLCDLAERLARDDAAGRDPTSQTEPRVSLERQEFVTPDRGALPALDHYAHFIDSAGQARTVGYTEATRGCKHTCRHCPIVPVYGGRFRVVQQQVVLDDIDNLVRTGAEHITFGDPDFLNAPGHARKLVEALHSRHPDITYDVTIKVEHLVKHAQLLPTLAETNCALVTCAVESFDEHALEVLDKQHSPQDFEYALEQLRAAGIALNPTFVAFMPYVSLEGYLDFLRTLHRLDLVGNVAPVQYAIRLLIPRGSLLLDRPETQAVIGEFDEEALCYPWTHPDPRMDQLHTDVSDYVERVQNSEVSRAEIFRNVLTLAHRAASLPDPSAAEFPTDEPALAPHVDEPWYCCAEPTTNQLLQLEVGV, encoded by the coding sequence ATGCAGGTTGTTTTACTCTCGACGTACGAGATTGGTCGTCAACCATTCGGGTTAGCCTCCCCGGCGGCGTGGTTGCGGCGTTCCGGTCATTCGGTGCACTGTGTGGATCTTTCGACGCAGAAACTTGAGGGGAACACGGTTCGTGAGGCGGACCTTATCGCTTGCTACGCACCGATGCACACCGCCACGAGGTTGGCGAACACGGTGATCCAGAACCTTGTCTCCCTCAATCCCGAAGCGCACCTGTGCTTCTACGGCTTGTACGCGCCGATGAACGAAGACTACCTGCGATCGCTCGGTGTGCATACCATTCTGGGGGGCGAATTCGAGCAGGGATTGTGTGATCTCGCGGAGCGTCTGGCTCGTGATGATGCCGCTGGGCGCGATCCGACATCACAAACCGAACCCCGTGTGTCGCTGGAACGGCAAGAATTCGTCACACCCGACCGGGGCGCCCTTCCCGCCTTGGACCACTACGCGCATTTCATCGACAGTGCTGGTCAAGCGCGCACTGTCGGTTACACCGAGGCTACGCGTGGTTGTAAGCACACCTGTCGGCATTGCCCCATCGTCCCTGTCTACGGTGGTCGTTTCCGGGTGGTGCAGCAACAGGTCGTGCTCGACGACATCGACAATCTGGTCCGAACGGGAGCCGAACACATCACGTTCGGCGACCCTGATTTCCTCAACGCCCCCGGACACGCGCGCAAGCTCGTCGAAGCGTTGCATTCCCGCCACCCGGACATCACCTACGATGTGACGATCAAAGTGGAACACCTGGTCAAGCACGCGCAATTGTTGCCCACGTTGGCCGAGACCAACTGTGCCCTGGTCACCTGTGCTGTGGAATCATTCGACGAACACGCCCTGGAAGTACTCGACAAGCAGCACTCCCCGCAGGATTTCGAATACGCACTGGAACAACTTCGTGCCGCTGGTATCGCACTGAATCCCACGTTCGTGGCTTTTATGCCGTATGTGTCCCTGGAGGGCTATCTCGACTTTCTTCGCACACTGCACCGACTCGATTTGGTCGGCAACGTGGCTCCTGTCCAGTATGCGATTCGCCTGTTGATCCCCAGGGGTTCGCTTCTGCTGGACCGGCCGGAGACGCAAGCGGTCATCGGCGAGTTCGACGAGGAGGCGTTGTGCTACCCGTGGACCCATCCCGACCCGCGTATGGATCAACTGCACACCGACGTGTCCGACTACGTTGAACGGGTTCAGAACTCCGAAGTGAGTCGTGCGGAGATCTTCCGGAACGTGCTGACGCTGGCGCACCGGGCGGCCAGCCTTCCGGACCCCTCGGCAGCCGAGTTTCCCACCGACGAGCCGGCTCTGGCTCCCCACGTGGACGAGCCGTGGTACTGCTGCGCCGAGCCCACGACCAATCAACTGTTGCAGCTGGAGGTCGGTGTCTGA
- the merA gene encoding mercury(II) reductase, giving the protein MTVDLAIIGSGGAAFAAAIAARRQHRSVVMVERGTVGGTCVNTGCVPSKALLAAAEARHVALSAAHVPGVRADAEQVAFGELIAGKDELVTDMRADKYTGLAAEHGWEILGGVGSFVDGPALHVELHDGGSRRITAEHYLVATGSHPWAPPVEGLDEVDYLTSTSAMELDALPSSMLVLGGGYVGLEQAQLFARLGTEVTVVARSRPASTEEPEISAELARIFTDEGITVHAHSQVRTVRRDGDGYVVATIESDDGSTRQLRAERLLVATGRRATTDGLGLDTVGVATDGHGSVLVDDELRTTHPRVWAAGDVTEHPQFVYVAGAHGALVVDNAFHDAGRRLDYHHLPRVTFTGPSIAAAGLTEAQAQQAGHDCETRVLPLEHVPRAIVNRDTRGLVKLVADRGTGRLLGAHVLADGAGDVIATAVYALANHMTTHDVAELWQPYLTMAEALKLAAQTFTRDITQLSCCAA; this is encoded by the coding sequence ATGACTGTCGACCTGGCCATCATCGGTTCCGGTGGCGCGGCCTTCGCCGCGGCCATCGCCGCCCGGCGGCAGCACCGCTCGGTGGTGATGGTCGAGCGCGGCACCGTCGGCGGCACGTGCGTCAACACCGGCTGCGTGCCGTCGAAGGCGCTGCTGGCCGCGGCCGAGGCGCGCCACGTCGCCCTGTCGGCCGCGCACGTGCCCGGTGTGCGGGCCGACGCCGAGCAGGTCGCCTTCGGCGAGCTCATCGCCGGCAAGGACGAGCTGGTCACCGACATGCGGGCCGACAAGTACACAGGCTTGGCCGCCGAGCACGGTTGGGAGATCCTCGGCGGGGTGGGCTCCTTCGTCGACGGGCCCGCGCTGCACGTCGAGCTCCACGACGGCGGTTCCCGGCGGATCACCGCCGAGCACTACCTCGTGGCCACCGGCTCGCACCCGTGGGCCCCACCCGTCGAGGGGCTCGACGAGGTCGACTACCTGACCTCGACCAGCGCCATGGAGCTGGACGCGCTGCCGTCCTCGATGCTGGTGCTCGGCGGCGGCTACGTCGGTCTGGAGCAGGCCCAGCTGTTCGCCCGGCTGGGCACCGAGGTCACCGTGGTGGCCCGCTCACGGCCGGCCTCGACCGAGGAACCCGAGATCTCCGCGGAACTGGCGCGGATCTTCACCGACGAGGGCATCACCGTGCACGCCCACTCCCAGGTGCGCACCGTACGTCGGGATGGCGACGGCTACGTGGTCGCCACGATCGAAAGCGACGACGGAAGCACCCGCCAGCTCCGCGCCGAGCGGCTGCTGGTGGCCACTGGACGACGCGCGACCACCGACGGGCTCGGGCTCGACACCGTCGGGGTCGCCACCGACGGGCACGGCTCCGTGCTCGTCGACGACGAGCTGCGCACCACCCACCCCCGCGTCTGGGCCGCCGGGGACGTCACCGAGCACCCGCAGTTCGTCTACGTCGCCGGTGCCCACGGCGCGCTCGTGGTCGACAACGCCTTTCACGACGCCGGACGCAGACTGGACTACCACCACCTGCCGCGGGTGACCTTCACCGGCCCGAGCATCGCCGCGGCCGGGCTCACCGAAGCCCAAGCCCAGCAGGCCGGCCACGACTGCGAAACCCGCGTGCTCCCGCTGGAACACGTGCCCAGGGCGATCGTCAACCGCGACACCCGCGGACTGGTCAAACTCGTCGCCGACCGAGGGACGGGACGCCTGCTGGGCGCGCACGTGCTCGCCGACGGGGCCGGCGACGTCATCGCCACCGCCGTCTACGCCCTGGCCAACCACATGACCACCCACGACGTGGCCGAGCTGTGGCAGCCCTACCTGACCATGGCCGAAGCCCTCAAACTCGCCGCCCAGACCTTCACCCGCGACATCACCCAGCTCTCCTGCTGCGCCGCCTGA
- a CDS encoding helix-turn-helix domain-containing protein has product MVCDHRGISSDGERGGAVGGDVAPLTRPQTAEARRLRAGELVERGHSQVEVTRMVGACAESVRRWKRRMEQGGQAALRRRPASGRPSTLTDTHVEWVRQALEAGAQAHGFDTDLWTPGPASPGVRHTTGVELSHPSVWRLQTRLLDWSLPSARASRPRTR; this is encoded by the coding sequence GTGGTCTGTGATCATCGTGGTATATCGTCGGATGGAGAACGTGGTGGTGCTGTCGGCGGGGATGTTGCTCCGTTGACGCGGCCGCAGACAGCTGAGGCGCGTCGGTTGCGGGCGGGTGAGTTGGTGGAGCGGGGTCATTCCCAGGTCGAGGTGACGCGGATGGTGGGAGCCTGCGCTGAGAGCGTGCGGCGGTGGAAACGCCGGATGGAGCAGGGTGGGCAGGCCGCGTTGCGGCGACGCCCGGCCAGTGGGCGGCCGAGCACACTCACCGATACCCACGTGGAGTGGGTGCGTCAGGCATTGGAAGCCGGTGCCCAGGCACACGGGTTCGACACCGATCTGTGGACGCCTGGACCGGCTAGCCCGGGGGTGCGGCACACCACAGGAGTGGAGCTGTCGCACCCCTCGGTGTGGCGGTTGCAGACGAGGCTACTGGACTGGAGCCTCCCTTCGGCCCGAGCGTCGCGCCCGCGAACGCGATGA
- a CDS encoding DUF932 domain-containing protein, which translates to MLADSHEGRFDTSAVPGRRNAWQQLGETVDDCATAHQALRKAGLTGWNIRKLEQSATELAAEGVTRVNNPHKVMLVRDHPHTGRPQYLSTVGRDYGIRQNEEQARVLDTLVAESGAGSLAQAGSLNGGRLTFVTMRLPNTMHVAGVDPMEFYLTVFNSHDGSSAFRVMIVPFRVSCANQLNVALHRSVSEVSIRHTSNAKINIEDVRTKLGLMYDYVDAFETEARRMIDHEMTTEEFGEVVNTVWPVDDNASERTRNNARRRWSTLSGLFGSAETQHAIRGTRWAGWQAITEYLDHHQPAKTPDVRAQRVLTSAAVADRKQRAFELLTS; encoded by the coding sequence ATGCTGGCTGACTCCCACGAGGGCCGCTTCGACACGTCAGCGGTGCCCGGACGACGCAATGCCTGGCAGCAGCTCGGCGAGACGGTCGACGACTGCGCCACCGCGCACCAAGCCCTGCGCAAGGCGGGGCTGACGGGCTGGAACATCCGCAAGCTGGAACAGTCGGCCACAGAGCTCGCCGCCGAGGGGGTCACACGGGTGAACAACCCGCACAAAGTGATGCTGGTCCGCGATCACCCGCACACGGGCCGTCCCCAGTATCTGAGCACGGTCGGCCGGGACTACGGCATCCGTCAGAACGAGGAGCAGGCCCGGGTGCTGGACACGCTGGTCGCCGAGTCCGGGGCGGGATCACTGGCCCAGGCCGGCAGCCTCAACGGTGGCCGGTTGACGTTCGTGACCATGCGGCTGCCGAACACGATGCACGTGGCCGGGGTGGACCCGATGGAGTTCTACCTGACGGTGTTCAACTCCCACGACGGGTCCAGCGCGTTCCGCGTCATGATCGTGCCGTTCCGCGTCTCCTGCGCCAACCAGCTCAACGTGGCCCTGCACAGGAGCGTCTCGGAGGTCTCCATTCGGCACACCAGCAACGCCAAGATCAACATTGAGGATGTTCGCACCAAGCTCGGGCTGATGTACGACTACGTCGACGCCTTCGAAACCGAGGCGCGACGCATGATCGACCACGAGATGACCACCGAGGAGTTCGGAGAGGTCGTCAACACGGTCTGGCCGGTCGACGACAACGCCTCGGAACGCACCCGCAACAATGCCCGGCGTCGGTGGAGCACCCTCTCGGGCCTGTTCGGTTCGGCCGAGACCCAACACGCCATCCGCGGAACCCGCTGGGCCGGCTGGCAGGCCATCACCGAATACCTGGATCACCACCAGCCCGCCAAAACCCCCGATGTGCGGGCGCAGCGAGTATTGACCAGTGCCGCGGTCGCCGACCGCAAACAACGCGCGTTCGAGCTGCTGACCAGCTGA
- a CDS encoding GGDEF domain-containing protein: protein MPGFSTQRLLGPAALTGWLATTAWLCRTLRQLHQARRDDLTGLLTRAAWYSRARRRLGPTAALGLLDVDGLKPVNDRHGHAAGDEVLRTIAARLTTALGSGALLGRLGGDELVFLMDTTPSQRHLDVLVAELTRPIRLADQDTTVRVGIALGVAPAARRSEQHRACGLSAALRTADTAMYRAKKHPERTWLWTTEAASPRSS from the coding sequence ATGCCCGGGTTTAGCACACAGCGACTACTGGGACCAGCCGCACTGACCGGGTGGCTGGCCACCACCGCCTGGCTGTGTCGCACACTTCGGCAACTGCACCAAGCCCGCCGCGACGACCTCACCGGGCTGCTGACCCGCGCGGCCTGGTACTCCCGCGCCCGACGAAGGCTCGGCCCGACGGCCGCACTCGGGCTGCTCGACGTCGACGGGCTCAAACCCGTCAACGACCGGCACGGACACGCCGCCGGCGACGAGGTGCTGCGCACCATCGCCGCTCGCCTGACCACCGCGCTGGGCTCAGGAGCTCTCCTCGGCCGCCTCGGCGGTGACGAGCTGGTCTTCCTCATGGACACCACACCGTCGCAGCGGCACCTCGACGTGCTCGTGGCGGAGTTGACCCGCCCGATCCGGCTGGCCGACCAGGACACCACGGTGCGCGTCGGCATCGCCCTGGGTGTGGCACCAGCCGCCCGACGAAGCGAACAGCACCGAGCCTGCGGACTGTCGGCCGCGCTGCGCACGGCCGACACAGCCATGTACCGCGCCAAAAAACACCCCGAGCGCACCTGGCTGTGGACCACCGAGGCAGCCTCCCCGCGGTCGAGCTGA
- a CDS encoding transposase produces MRRTYAPRGQTPVLAHRLNWEHSSMAAALGYHATDAERGPRLCFHLTPGSDNTTTLIDVLEQLTQSYASEPVVLIWDGLPAHRSRVMTEWLNQQDWLTVERLPAYAPELNPVELLWTNFKNGELAHFASDRLTEIADTTESGINRICHDDQLPWSFLAHTGLTIHQTPHD; encoded by the coding sequence ATCCGCCGTACCTACGCTCCCCGAGGGCAGACACCTGTGTTGGCCCACCGGCTGAACTGGGAACATTCCTCCATGGCCGCTGCGCTGGGCTATCACGCCACCGACGCCGAACGCGGGCCCCGCTTGTGTTTCCACCTCACACCGGGCAGTGACAACACCACCACGCTGATCGACGTCCTCGAACAGCTCACACAGTCCTACGCATCCGAGCCGGTCGTGCTCATCTGGGACGGGCTGCCCGCCCACCGCAGCCGCGTCATGACCGAATGGCTGAACCAGCAGGACTGGCTCACCGTAGAACGCCTGCCCGCCTACGCACCCGAACTCAACCCCGTCGAACTGCTTTGGACCAACTTCAAAAACGGCGAACTGGCCCACTTCGCCAGCGACCGCCTCACCGAGATCGCCGACACCACCGAATCCGGCATCAACCGCATCTGCCATGACGATCAGCTCCCCTGGTCCTTCCTCGCCCACACCGGACTCACCATCCACCAAACCCCACACGACTAA